In Flavobacterium okayamense, a single window of DNA contains:
- a CDS encoding lysophospholipid acyltransferase family protein, giving the protein MKYLFWIVWRIWFYILVMIPIIVMFPVLLILVSSESTYPQFFKVARSWGKFVLWGMGFYYKIEFEQPLEKGKSYMLIANHTSMTDIMLMLIVVKHNPFVFVGKKELSKFPIFGFFYKRVCIMVDRSSSKSRYQVFERAQKRLQQGLSICIFPEGGVPDDESIILDEFKDGAFRLAIEHQIPIIPMSFIDNKKRFPFRFFSGRPGRMRVKVHAPIQTEGYTLEHKQQIKDQAKTIILNDLKY; this is encoded by the coding sequence ATGAAATATTTATTTTGGATTGTTTGGCGTATTTGGTTTTACATCTTGGTGATGATTCCTATAATCGTTATGTTTCCTGTTTTATTAATTTTAGTGAGTTCAGAAAGTACTTATCCTCAATTTTTTAAAGTAGCTAGATCTTGGGGTAAATTTGTTTTATGGGGAATGGGCTTTTATTACAAAATTGAATTTGAGCAACCTTTAGAAAAAGGGAAAAGTTATATGTTAATTGCCAATCATACTTCTATGACAGATATTATGTTAATGTTAATAGTTGTAAAACATAATCCGTTTGTTTTTGTTGGTAAAAAAGAGTTGTCTAAATTTCCAATTTTTGGTTTCTTCTATAAGAGAGTTTGTATAATGGTAGATAGAAGTAGTAGTAAAAGTAGATATCAAGTTTTTGAAAGAGCTCAGAAGCGCTTGCAACAAGGCCTTAGTATTTGTATTTTTCCTGAAGGTGGTGTTCCTGATGATGAAAGTATAATTTTAGATGAATTTAAAGATGGCGCTTTTCGTTTAGCAATTGAACATCAAATCCCTATTATTCCAATGAGTTTTATTGACAATAAAAAACGATTTCCTTTCCGATTTTTTAGTGGAAGACCAGGAAGAATGAGAGTTAAAGTTCATGCTCCAATACAAACAGAAGGCTATACATTAGAGCATAAACAACAAATAAAAGATCAAGCTAAAACTATAATTTTAAATGATTTAAAATATTAA
- the trpS gene encoding tryptophan--tRNA ligase, with translation MAKILTGIQSTGTPHLGNLLGAILPAIEMTKNPSNESFLFIADLHSITQIKNGESLRANTYSVAATWLACGLDTEKVIFYRQSDVPQVTELSWYLSCFFPFQRLTLAHSFKDKADRLDDVNAGLFTYPMLMAADILLYDAEFVPVGKDQLQHLEITRDVASRFNHQMGETFVLPDAKIDENVMIIPGTDGEKMSKSRNNYINIFEDDKKLRKQIMAIQTDSTPLEEPKNPDTCNCFALYRLLASPEQVAEMRTNYLAGGYGYGHAKQALYELILERFATEREKYNYYMNNLEELDELLQEGASKASKIANGVLERVRVKLGY, from the coding sequence ATGGCAAAAATACTTACAGGAATTCAGAGTACGGGAACACCGCATTTAGGAAACTTATTGGGGGCAATTTTACCAGCTATTGAAATGACTAAAAACCCGAGTAATGAATCATTTTTATTCATTGCCGATTTACATTCAATTACTCAAATTAAAAATGGTGAATCGCTAAGAGCGAATACTTATAGTGTTGCTGCAACTTGGCTAGCGTGTGGTTTAGATACAGAAAAAGTGATTTTTTACCGCCAAAGTGATGTGCCTCAAGTAACTGAATTGTCTTGGTATTTAAGTTGTTTTTTTCCATTTCAGCGCCTAACTTTAGCACATTCGTTTAAAGATAAAGCTGATCGTTTAGATGATGTAAATGCTGGATTGTTTACGTATCCAATGTTAATGGCGGCCGATATTTTATTATATGATGCTGAATTTGTTCCTGTTGGGAAAGATCAATTACAACATTTAGAAATTACACGTGATGTAGCTTCTCGATTCAATCATCAAATGGGAGAAACGTTTGTGTTGCCTGATGCTAAAATCGATGAAAATGTGATGATTATTCCAGGTACTGATGGTGAGAAAATGAGTAAGTCTCGCAATAATTATATCAACATTTTTGAAGACGATAAAAAGTTACGCAAGCAAATCATGGCTATTCAAACAGATAGTACGCCACTTGAAGAACCTAAAAACCCTGATACTTGTAATTGCTTTGCATTATACCGATTATTGGCTTCGCCTGAACAAGTTGCTGAAATGAGAACTAATTATTTAGCTGGCGGTTATGGTTACGGTCATGCGAAACAAGCTTTATATGAGTTAATTTTAGAGCGTTTTGCAACGGAAAGAGAAAAATATAATTACTATATGAATAATCTTGAAGAATTAGATGAATTGCTTCAAGAAGGCGCTTCAAAAGCAAGTAAAATTGCAAATGGCGTTTTAGAACGTGTTCGTGTAAAATTAGGATATTAA
- the dprA gene encoding DNA-processing protein DprA: MQKNDLFFTLALLQVEGIGDVIAKKLLKNFGSAEEIFKAKKTDLAKIDGIGKSILSNLKNPTIFNLAETELDFLEKENITSLYFQNENYPERLKHCIDAPVLLFQSGIIDLSNPKIISIVGTRNITTYGTEFTKNFIEELAPLNPIIVSGFAYGVDIVSHQAAIENNLQTIGVLAHGLNQIYPKNHKKYMAKMEQNGGFLTEFWTHSKPDRENFVKRNRIVAGMSEATIVIESAEKGGSLITANLANDYNREVFALPGRSNDKLSQGCNNLIKTQRAQLITSAADLVYHLNWEVKKKESKTIQKQLFVSLDENEQKIYNFLQNGKELLDIISIECDIPIFKLSGILLNMELKGIIRPLPGKIFEII; this comes from the coding sequence ATGCAAAAGAACGATTTGTTCTTCACACTCGCTTTGTTGCAAGTGGAAGGAATAGGTGATGTTATTGCCAAAAAACTACTCAAAAACTTTGGTTCAGCTGAAGAAATTTTCAAAGCTAAAAAAACTGATTTAGCTAAGATTGATGGAATAGGTAAATCTATTCTTTCTAACTTAAAAAATCCAACTATTTTTAATCTTGCTGAAACAGAACTCGATTTTCTAGAAAAAGAAAATATAACTTCTTTGTATTTTCAAAACGAGAATTATCCCGAACGTTTGAAACATTGTATTGATGCGCCTGTTTTACTTTTCCAATCAGGAATAATTGATTTATCAAATCCTAAAATAATTAGTATTGTTGGTACACGAAACATTACTACATACGGAACCGAATTTACTAAAAATTTTATTGAAGAATTAGCTCCTTTAAATCCAATAATAGTAAGTGGTTTTGCTTATGGAGTTGATATTGTTTCACATCAAGCAGCTATAGAAAACAACTTACAAACAATAGGTGTTTTAGCACATGGATTAAACCAAATATATCCTAAAAACCATAAAAAGTATATGGCTAAAATGGAACAAAACGGTGGTTTCTTGACCGAATTTTGGACACATTCAAAACCTGACAGGGAAAATTTTGTGAAACGCAATCGTATTGTAGCTGGGATGAGTGAAGCTACTATTGTAATTGAAAGTGCAGAAAAAGGTGGTTCCTTAATTACAGCTAATTTAGCCAACGATTACAATCGGGAAGTTTTTGCCTTACCGGGAAGGAGCAATGATAAATTGAGTCAAGGTTGTAACAACCTCATCAAAACACAACGCGCCCAATTAATTACATCAGCAGCTGATTTAGTATATCATTTGAATTGGGAAGTCAAGAAAAAAGAATCGAAAACTATTCAAAAACAGTTATTTGTTTCACTTGATGAAAACGAACAAAAAATCTATAATTTTCTTCAAAATGGAAAAGAACTACTTGACATTATTTCAATTGAATGCGATATTCCAATATTTAAACTTTCGGGCATTTTACTCAACATGGAACTCAAAGGAATAATAAGACCTTTACCTGGAAAGATTTTTGAAATTATATAA
- a CDS encoding CNNM domain-containing protein, producing MTLLILYATVSIFFSFLCSILEAVLLSVTPTFLNVKKQEGRIFASQLEELKSDIDKPLITILTLNTVAHTVGAILVGVQAEKAFGDGNNAVAIVSSIMTFLILILSEIIPKTIGAKFWKQLAPFTTRTLQILIFPLKITGILWLLQLTTKLIGGSAHTTMVSKEDFNTMATIAEKEGVFKTSESIILKNLLSLDQVLAKEIMTPRTVVKIADANSTIQDFYSENKNIRYSRIPIYSENQDNIIGIVLRTDILNAIITGTGKEKLETIKRPILLSKRSQPIPILFEQLIQTKNHMAIIVDEYGSFNGLVTQEDVIETLLGLEIMDESDSVEDLQQLARKNWEKRAKGLGYSKDEE from the coding sequence ATGACACTTTTAATTTTATACGCCACAGTTTCAATTTTCTTTTCATTTCTATGCTCAATACTAGAAGCTGTTTTGCTTAGTGTTACTCCTACTTTCTTAAACGTAAAAAAACAAGAAGGAAGAATTTTTGCATCACAACTGGAAGAATTAAAGTCAGATATTGACAAGCCGTTAATCACTATTTTAACGTTGAATACTGTTGCACATACTGTAGGTGCAATACTAGTTGGTGTTCAGGCTGAAAAAGCTTTTGGAGATGGTAATAATGCCGTTGCCATCGTTTCTTCAATAATGACATTTTTAATTTTAATTCTTTCCGAAATTATTCCTAAAACAATTGGTGCAAAATTTTGGAAACAATTAGCACCTTTTACTACAAGAACTTTACAAATTTTAATTTTCCCGTTAAAAATAACCGGAATACTTTGGTTGCTTCAATTAACTACAAAATTAATTGGCGGTTCGGCACATACTACTATGGTTAGTAAGGAAGATTTCAACACCATGGCAACCATTGCAGAAAAAGAAGGTGTTTTTAAAACTTCAGAATCTATAATTTTAAAAAATCTTTTGTCTTTAGATCAAGTTTTAGCAAAAGAAATTATGACACCTAGGACAGTTGTTAAAATCGCAGACGCCAATTCAACAATTCAAGACTTTTATAGTGAAAATAAAAATATTCGGTATTCTAGAATTCCTATCTATTCCGAAAATCAAGACAATATTATTGGTATTGTTTTACGAACAGATATCTTAAATGCAATTATTACAGGTACAGGTAAAGAAAAACTGGAAACCATTAAAAGACCTATTTTACTTTCAAAACGATCACAACCTATTCCAATTTTATTTGAACAACTTATTCAAACCAAGAATCACATGGCCATTATTGTTGATGAATATGGTTCATTTAACGGATTAGTTACACAAGAAGATGTAATAGAAACGCTTCTAGGTCTTGAAATTATGGATGAAAGTGACTCTGTTGAAGATTTACAACAATTGGCTCGTAAAAACTGGGAAAAACGAGCTAAAGGTTTAGGATACTCTAAAGACGAAGAATAA
- the hemB gene encoding porphobilinogen synthase — protein MFPLRRNRRLRTNESIRSLVRETVLTPNDFLVPLFVVEGKGVKEEIPSMPNYFRYSLDLLEKEVKELWAMGLKSVLVFVKVPDNLKDNKGTEALNPNGLMQRAVKVIKNAVPEMIVMTDVALDPYSSFGHDGIIGNGQILNDETSAVLAEMALSHAQAGADFVAPSDMMDGRISAIRELLEDEGFYNTGIMSYSAKYASAHYGPFRDALDSAPVDLIDIPKDKKTYQMDYHNRFEAIRETEMDINEGADIVMVKPGISYLDILREIKDAVDVPVAVYQVSGEYAMIKAAAEKGWLDHDAIMLEQTTAFKRAGADIIASYFAKDIVKLLK, from the coding sequence ATGTTCCCATTACGAAGAAATAGAAGATTAAGAACAAACGAAAGCATTCGTTCATTAGTTCGTGAAACTGTTTTAACACCAAATGATTTTTTAGTGCCACTTTTTGTAGTGGAAGGAAAAGGGGTAAAAGAAGAAATTCCATCCATGCCAAATTACTTTAGATACAGTTTAGATTTACTAGAAAAAGAAGTAAAAGAACTTTGGGCAATGGGTTTAAAATCAGTTTTAGTATTTGTAAAAGTTCCCGATAATTTAAAAGACAATAAAGGCACGGAAGCGCTAAATCCAAATGGATTAATGCAACGCGCTGTAAAAGTGATAAAAAATGCTGTTCCAGAAATGATTGTTATGACTGATGTGGCATTAGATCCTTATTCTTCTTTTGGACATGATGGAATTATTGGAAACGGACAAATTTTAAACGATGAAACTTCAGCTGTTTTAGCTGAAATGGCCTTATCTCATGCACAAGCTGGTGCTGATTTTGTTGCCCCAAGTGATATGATGGATGGACGTATTTCAGCAATTCGCGAATTATTAGAAGACGAAGGATTTTACAACACAGGCATAATGAGTTATAGCGCTAAATATGCTTCGGCACATTATGGCCCGTTCCGTGATGCTTTAGATTCTGCTCCAGTTGATTTAATTGATATCCCTAAAGACAAGAAAACATATCAAATGGACTATCATAATCGTTTTGAAGCCATTCGTGAAACGGAAATGGATATTAATGAAGGTGCCGACATTGTAATGGTAAAACCCGGCATTTCTTATTTAGACATCCTTCGCGAAATCAAAGATGCCGTTGATGTTCCTGTTGCAGTTTATCAAGTATCTGGCGAATATGCCATGATTAAAGCTGCTGCCGAAAAAGGTTGGCTTGATCACGATGCTATCATGCTCGAACAAACTACAGCATTTAAAAGAGCAGGAGCAGATATTATTGCTAGTTATTTTGCGAAAGATATCGTTAAGCTTTTGAAATAA
- a CDS encoding DEAD/DEAH box helicase family protein, with the protein MPFKELKFCYNWRNYQKIFLDNFEKHIDDNHLHVIAPPGSGKTILGIEVMRRLNKKTLILAPTLTIKNQWFDRLKGFFDENNKFNSISFDIKSPSDVILETYQGLHSFYKKSKAKEDYFNFFLENNIQVIILDEAHHLKNEWWKCLYELKELHKQTIVALTATPPYDSEAIEVNKYFKLCGDIDDEIVVPDLVKEGDLCPHQDFIYFSKPSDVEINHITNYRLKISKFIDSLEINDGLIGFVQNHRFIKKTSLYSNDIYTNPEYFSSLLIFLNHCKKEVPKSLFLTLGFDDKEEFEIPSFDIKWAQVFLQNILVNDRKNLEEDEVLLESLEQNLKRVHGFENNQVDFVGSKSLYRYLSNSVNKLESITSILKFEQECLQDNLRAVVLTDYIKKEFLELENNNISEINKIGVVPIFHFLKRNIPKQDIAILTGSLVVIHKSLKEHLEKDLSVTFSSINFEDDFIKVNEKSTSNELVNYITTLFEKGKVKVLIGTKSLLGEGWDAPSINTLILASFVGSFVSSNQMRGRAIRTQKNNLEKTGNIWHLVSLDPTDESGGKDIETLSKRFNSYVGISNQKPIYIESGIDRLHLPSNFKDLDIDEFNKEVFEIAGKRNDLKEDWNKAILRGSSLTREIKQYYPGNSPFKFEKKRRFKDAVRNSTIELTIGLSLFLPQFLLKNLNVLLTKGFLFFIYSLLTSLGLTFGYKSYKAIKSYIQFGYLHKDLEKISKALLDAMLEKEYILTKRNEIELSTFLNSEGDVITSIKGVSNYESTIFINALEELILPIQNPRYLLIKTNVFRKQFNVENYYSVPEIFGDKKENCLVFEKNWKRWVGDSKIIFTRNIHGRKELLKARLFHVSNSEEKTTKKAVIWN; encoded by the coding sequence ATGCCATTTAAAGAGCTAAAGTTTTGTTACAATTGGAGAAACTATCAGAAAATATTTCTAGATAATTTTGAAAAACATATTGATGATAACCACTTACATGTAATTGCTCCTCCAGGATCAGGGAAAACTATTTTAGGAATTGAAGTTATGCGTAGATTAAATAAAAAAACTTTAATCTTAGCACCAACACTTACCATTAAAAATCAATGGTTTGATAGATTAAAAGGGTTTTTTGATGAAAATAATAAATTTAATTCCATATCATTTGATATTAAATCACCTTCCGATGTAATTTTAGAAACATACCAAGGGTTACATTCATTTTATAAAAAATCAAAAGCTAAAGAAGATTATTTTAATTTTTTTCTTGAGAATAATATTCAAGTTATAATTTTAGATGAAGCGCATCACTTAAAAAATGAATGGTGGAAATGTTTGTATGAATTAAAGGAGTTACATAAACAAACTATAGTAGCTTTAACCGCAACGCCTCCCTATGATAGTGAGGCTATTGAAGTTAACAAATATTTTAAATTATGCGGCGATATTGATGACGAAATTGTTGTGCCAGATTTAGTAAAAGAAGGAGATTTATGTCCTCACCAAGATTTTATATACTTTTCTAAACCAAGCGATGTTGAAATAAATCACATTACTAATTATAGGTTAAAAATTTCAAAATTTATAGATTCTCTTGAAATAAACGATGGCTTAATAGGGTTTGTACAAAATCATAGATTTATAAAAAAAACAAGCTTATATTCAAATGATATTTATACTAATCCAGAATATTTTTCTTCACTTTTAATTTTTCTAAATCATTGCAAGAAAGAAGTCCCAAAGTCTCTTTTTCTTACTTTAGGTTTTGATGATAAAGAAGAATTTGAAATTCCTAGTTTTGACATAAAATGGGCTCAAGTTTTTTTGCAAAATATTTTAGTTAATGATAGAAAAAATTTAGAAGAAGATGAAGTTTTATTAGAAAGTTTAGAACAAAATTTAAAACGCGTTCATGGTTTTGAAAACAATCAAGTAGATTTTGTTGGTTCTAAGTCTTTATATCGCTATTTATCAAATAGTGTTAATAAACTGGAAAGCATAACGTCAATTTTAAAATTTGAACAAGAATGTTTACAAGACAATCTAAGAGCGGTTGTTTTAACAGATTATATTAAAAAGGAGTTTTTAGAATTAGAGAATAATAATATATCTGAAATTAATAAAATAGGAGTTGTACCAATTTTTCATTTTCTAAAAAGAAATATTCCGAAACAAGATATAGCTATTCTTACTGGTTCTCTTGTTGTTATTCATAAATCATTGAAAGAGCATCTTGAAAAAGATTTATCCGTAACATTTTCATCCATTAATTTTGAAGACGATTTTATAAAAGTTAATGAGAAATCAACATCAAATGAATTGGTAAATTACATTACAACCCTTTTTGAAAAAGGTAAGGTTAAAGTATTAATTGGAACTAAATCTTTGTTAGGAGAAGGTTGGGACGCTCCATCTATAAATACTTTAATTTTAGCTTCATTTGTTGGTTCATTTGTTTCATCAAACCAAATGCGAGGAAGAGCAATTAGAACGCAAAAAAATAATTTAGAAAAAACAGGTAATATTTGGCATTTAGTGTCTTTAGACCCGACGGATGAATCAGGAGGAAAAGACATTGAAACGCTTTCAAAAAGATTTAATTCCTATGTGGGAATATCAAATCAAAAACCAATATATATTGAAAGCGGGATTGATCGTTTACATTTACCATCAAATTTTAAAGACTTAGATATAGATGAATTTAATAAAGAAGTTTTTGAAATTGCTGGAAAAAGAAATGACCTAAAAGAAGATTGGAATAAAGCTATTTTGAGAGGTAGTTCTTTAACAAGAGAAATTAAACAATATTACCCCGGAAACTCACCCTTTAAATTTGAAAAGAAAAGAAGGTTTAAAGATGCTGTTAGAAACTCAACTATAGAACTAACAATAGGATTATCTCTTTTTTTGCCTCAATTCTTACTTAAAAACTTAAATGTTTTGCTAACAAAAGGTTTTCTGTTTTTCATTTATTCACTTTTAACTAGTTTAGGATTAACTTTTGGTTATAAATCATACAAAGCAATAAAGTCCTATATTCAATTCGGCTATTTACATAAAGACTTAGAAAAAATTAGTAAAGCGCTTTTAGATGCTATGTTAGAAAAGGAATACATACTTACTAAAAGAAATGAAATTGAATTAAGTACATTTTTAAATTCAGAAGGAGATGTTATTACTTCTATAAAAGGAGTTTCTAATTATGAAAGCACCATATTTATTAATGCACTTGAAGAATTAATTCTTCCAATTCAAAATCCAAGATATCTCTTAATCAAAACGAATGTTTTTAGAAAACAATTTAATGTAGAAAACTATTATTCTGTTCCTGAAATTTTTGGTGACAAAAAAGAAAATTGTTTGGTTTTTGAAAAGAACTGGAAAAGGTGGGTTGGTGATTCTAAAATAATTTTCACAAGAAATATCCATGGAAGAAAAGAGCTTTTAAAAGCTAGACTGTTTCATGTTAGTAATAGTGAAGAAAAAACCACAAAAAAAGCTGTAATTTGGAATTAA
- the hemF gene encoding oxygen-dependent coproporphyrinogen oxidase, producing MKNKFYAYIQQLQDQICKGLENIDGKSKFVEDLWQRPEGGGGRTRVIENGNVFEKGGVNISAVHGKLPDTMQKMFGVGEADFFACGLSLVIHPKNPMVPTVHANWRYFEMYDEKGKIINQWFGGGQDLTPYYLFEEDAKHFHQTCKTACDKHNPEFYPNYKKKCDEYFWNTHRNEARGIGGLFFDYLKDTSNSELAKQTEAKMSMEDWYNFVTEVGNSFLQAYVPIVERRKDLPYNEANRTWQEIRRGRYVEFNLVHDKGTLFGLKTNGRIESILMSLPPHVQWVYNHQPKAGSEEEKLIKILEKPIDWV from the coding sequence ATGAAAAATAAATTTTACGCCTACATACAACAATTACAAGATCAAATCTGTAAGGGTTTAGAAAACATTGACGGAAAATCAAAATTCGTGGAAGATTTATGGCAACGTCCAGAAGGTGGTGGCGGAAGAACACGTGTAATTGAAAATGGAAACGTTTTTGAAAAAGGCGGCGTAAACATTTCTGCCGTTCATGGGAAATTGCCAGACACCATGCAAAAAATGTTTGGTGTAGGAGAAGCAGATTTTTTTGCTTGCGGATTGAGTTTAGTCATTCATCCTAAAAACCCAATGGTGCCAACCGTTCATGCGAATTGGCGTTACTTTGAAATGTACGATGAAAAGGGTAAAATTATCAATCAATGGTTTGGTGGTGGACAAGATTTAACGCCTTACTATTTGTTTGAAGAAGATGCCAAACATTTTCATCAAACTTGTAAAACCGCTTGCGATAAACACAATCCAGAATTTTATCCGAATTATAAAAAGAAATGCGATGAATATTTCTGGAATACACACAGAAATGAAGCACGTGGAATAGGTGGATTATTCTTCGATTATTTAAAAGACACGAGCAATAGTGAACTGGCGAAGCAAACCGAAGCAAAAATGTCTATGGAAGATTGGTACAACTTTGTTACCGAAGTTGGAAACTCTTTCTTACAAGCTTACGTTCCTATTGTAGAAAGAAGAAAGGATTTACCTTATAATGAAGCGAACAGAACATGGCAAGAAATTCGTCGAGGTCGTTATGTTGAATTCAATTTAGTTCACGACAAAGGAACTTTATTCGGATTAAAAACTAATGGAAGAATTGAAAGTATTTTGATGAGTTTACCACCACATGTGCAATGGGTTTACAATCATCAACCCAAAGCGGGAAGTGAAGAAGAAAAATTGATTAAAATATTAGAAAAGCCGATTGATTGGGTTTGA
- a CDS encoding GNAT family N-acetyltransferase: MITTDSFHIITLQADDAKSLSEMMVLNFDNFKRYFPITLSTNLSFDDSLKYIQEKRKENVSKTEFTFGIKDVLNSKIAGLIIIKEINWDIKQGEFAYCISSEYENKGWMSKAIALTSKYGFEVLGFNKFQIIAHKTNVGSCKVAEKCGFQWKKTLLNEYTPPNETPLDMELYELEHEK; encoded by the coding sequence ATGATAACAACCGATTCATTTCATATAATCACTTTACAAGCAGATGATGCAAAAAGTTTATCTGAAATGATGGTTTTGAATTTTGATAACTTTAAACGCTATTTTCCAATTACACTATCAACAAATTTATCCTTTGATGATAGTTTAAAATATATTCAAGAAAAAAGAAAAGAAAACGTTTCAAAAACAGAATTTACTTTTGGAATTAAAGATGTTTTAAATTCAAAAATTGCTGGTTTAATCATTATCAAAGAAATAAATTGGGATATCAAACAAGGAGAATTTGCCTATTGTATTAGTTCAGAATACGAAAACAAAGGTTGGATGTCAAAAGCAATTGCACTAACCTCAAAATATGGCTTTGAAGTTTTAGGGTTCAATAAATTTCAAATTATTGCCCATAAAACAAATGTTGGAAGTTGTAAAGTGGCAGAAAAGTGTGGTTTCCAGTGGAAAAAAACACTTTTAAATGAATACACACCTCCAAATGAAACTCCATTGGATATGGAATTATATGAATTAGAACATGAAAAATAA